One Ovis aries strain OAR_USU_Benz2616 breed Rambouillet chromosome 4, ARS-UI_Ramb_v3.0, whole genome shotgun sequence DNA window includes the following coding sequences:
- the ATG9B gene encoding autophagy-related protein 9B, with product MVRQMGWGGTRGRLGRWGDLGPGSVPLLPTPLPPLPPPPCRGPGAGRVSFFSLSPVPPTRRAPSSAPPSASGLPCPAVQGPGASQPCHSAPPTPATPPAQPQPSMTPVSAPPLWGSHSAPPPASGTPPPPRRCPQDSPGLRIGPLIPEQDYERLEDGDPEGSQDSPLHGEEQQPLLHVPEGLRSSWHHIQNLDSFFTKIYSYHQRNGFTCILLEDVFQLGQFIFIVTFTTFLLRCVDYNVLFANQPSNRTRPGPLHSKVTLSDAVLPSSQCAQRICSSPLLVFLLILAAAFWLFQLLRSVCNLFSYWDIQVFYREALHIPPEELSSVPWAEVQSRLLALQRSGGLCVQPRPLTELDVHHRLLRYTNYQVALANKGLLPARAALPWGGGAAFLSRGLALNVDLLLFRGPFSLFRGGWELPDAYKRGDRRAALAARWRRTVLLLAAANLALSPLVLAWQVLHAFYSHAELLRREPGALGMRRWSRLARLQLRHFNELPHELRARLARAYRPAAAFLRAAAPPAPLLALLARQLVFFAGAPLAALLVLTVYDEDVLAVEHVLTAMTALGIAATVARSFIPDEQGQGRSPQLLLQAALAHMHYLPEETGPAGRTSSYRQMARLLQYRAVSLVEELLSPVLTPLFLIFWFRPRALEIIDFFRHFTVDVAGVGDICSFALMDVKRHGHPQWLSEGQTEASLSQRAEDGKTELSLMRFSLVHPQWRPPGHSSKFLGHLRGRVQQDAAAWGASSVRSPPAPGILSDSPSPLPEAFLANLLVQPLRPPQDLSPTAPCPAAATASLLASLSRITQDSSCMSPGGTGGQKLAQLPELASAEMSLHAIYLHQLHQQQQQQQELWGEASASPLSRPWPSPPQTLSPDEEKPCWSSDGSSPASSPRQQWRAQRTQSLFPGGFQEPTDTQKEPGQATSTD from the exons ATGGTGAGGCAAATGGGCTGGGGGGGGACCAGGGGGCGGTTGGGGCGGTGGGGAGACCTGGGGCCTGGATCTGTGCCCCTCCTCCCCACGCCactgcctcctcttcctcctcctccctgtcgGGGACCTGGGGCGGGGAGGgtctccttcttctctctctcccctgtccCTCCCACAAGAAGGGCCCCTTCCTCAGCTCCTCCTTCAGCCTCGGGGCTCCCCTGCCCAGCGGTGCAGGGCCCAGGGGCTTCTCAGCCTTGCCACAGtgctcccccaaccccagccacTCCCCCAGCGCAGCCCCAGCCCTCGATGACACCCGTCTCTGCTCCCCCTCTCTGGGGTTCCCACTCTGCCCCTCCCCCGGCCTCGgggactccccctcccccacgccGATGCCCCCAGGACTCTCCTGGGCTGCGGATAGGCCCTCTGATACCCGAGCAGGATTACGAGCGGCTGGAGGACGGTGACCCTGAGGGGTCCCAAGATTCACCCCTCCATGGGGAGGAGCAGCAGCCCCTGCTTCACGTGCCAGAAGGGCTCCGaa GCTCCTGGCACCACATCCAGAACCTGGACAGCTTCTTCACCAAG ATCTACAGCTACCACCAGAGGAATGGCTTTACCTGTATCCTGCTGGAGGATGTCTTCCAGCTGGG ACAATTCATTTTCATCGTCACCTTCACAACCTTCCTCCTTCGTTGCGTGGATTATAATGTTCTCTTTGCCAACCAACCGAGTAACCGAACACGACCTGGGCCACTCCACAGCAAAGTGACCTTGTCGGACGCCGTCCTACCCTCCTCCCAGTGTGCCCAGCG GATCTGCTCCAGCCCCCTCCTGGTCTTCCTGCTGATCCTGGCTGCTGCCTTCTGGCTGTTCCAGCTGCTTCGCTCAGTCTGCAACCTCTTCAGCTACTGGGACATCCAGGTGTTTTACAGGGAGGCCCTGCACATCCCCCCG gaggagctcagctcggtgcccTGGGCAGAGGTGCAGTCCCGCCTGCTGGCGCTGCAGAGGAGCGGGGGTCTGTGCGTGCAGCCGAGGCCGCTGACAGAGCTGGACGTCCACCACCGCCTCCTGCGCTACACCAACTACCAGGTGGCGCTGGCCAACAAGGGGCTGCTGCCCGCCCGCGCCGCGCTGCCCTGGGGCGGCGGCGCGGCCTTCCTCAGCCGCGGCCTGGCGCTCAACGTCGACCTGCTCCTCTTCCGCGGGCCCTTCTCGCTCTTCCGCGGCGGCTGGGAGCTGCCCGACGCCTACAAGCGCGGCGACCGGCGGGCCGCCCTGGCCGCGCGCTGGCGGCGCACGGTGCTACTGCTGGCGGCCGCAAACCTGGCGCTGAGCCCGCTGGTGCTGGCCTGGCAGGTGCTGCACGCCTTCTACAGCCACGCCGAGCTGCTGCGGCGCGAGCCTGGCGCGCTGGGGATGCGCCGTTGGTCCCGCCTGGCCCGCCTGCAGCTCCGCCACTTCAACGAGCTGCCGCACGAGCTGCGCGCGCGCCTGGCCCGCGCCTACCGCCCGGCTGCCGCCTTCCTGCGCGCCGCCGCTCCCCCCGCGCCCCTGCTGGCGCTGCTGGCCCGCCAGCTGGTCTTCTTCGCTGGCGCGCCCTTGGCCGCACTGCTAGTGCTTACCGTGTACGACGAGGACGTGCTCGCCGTGGAGCACGTGCTCACCGCCATGACCGCCCTCGGGATCGCGGCCACCGTGGCCAG GTCTTTCATTCCGGATGAGCAAGGCCAAGGCCGTTCGCCGCAGCTCCTGCTGCAAGCGGCCTTGGCTCACATGCACTATCTCCCCGAGGAGACCGGCCCTGCCGGCAGGACCAGCTCTTACAGGCAGATGGCGCGGCTGTTGCAATACCGAGCG GTCTCCCTGGTGGAGGAGCTCCTGTCCCCTGTCCTCACCCCCTTGTTTCTGATCTTCTGGTTTCGGCCCCGAGCCTTGGAGATTATCGACTTCTTTCGGCACTTCACTGTGGATGTGGCTGGGGTCGGCGACATCTGCTCCTTTGCCCTTATGGACGTGAAGCGGCACGGCCACCCTCAG TGGCTCTCCGAGGGACAGACCGAGGCCTCACTGTCTCAGCGCGCCGAGGACGGGAAGACGGAGCTCTCCTTGATGAGGTTCTCCCTGGTTCACCCACAATGGCGCCCCCCAGGCCACAGCTCCAAGTTCCTGGGGCATCTGCGAGGCCGGGTGCAGCAAGATGCAGCCGCCTGGGGCGCCAGTTCAGTGCGCAGCCCCCCTGCCCCCGGGATCCTCAGTGACTCTCCCTCCCCTCTG ccGGAGGCCTTCCTGGCCAACCTCTTGGTGCAGCCCCTCCGGCCGCCTCAAGACCTCAGCCCCACAGCCCCCTGCCCAGCCGCAGCCACAGCCAGCCTCCTGGCTTCCCTTTCCCGAATTACCCAGGACTCAAG CTGTATGTCCCCGGGAGGCACTGGGGGCCAGAAGCTggcccagctcccagagcttgcatcTGCTGAGATGAGTCTCCACGCCATCTACCTGCACCAG CTCcatcaacagcagcagcagcagcaggaactgtGGGGCGAGGCCTCAGCCTCCCCGCTGTCCCGGCCCTGGCCCAGCCCCCCACAGACCCTCTCTCCAGATGAGGAAAAGCCGTGCTGGTCCAGTGATG GCTCCAGTCCCGCCTCCAGCCCCAGACAGCAGTGGAGAGCCCAGAGGACCcagagtttgtttcctggaggGTTCCAGGAGCCCACAGACACCCAGAAGGAGCCTGGCCAGGCTACTAGCACTGACTGA